A window from Leptothermofonsia sichuanensis E412 encodes these proteins:
- a CDS encoding glycosyltransferase family 4 protein codes for MFFSDRKRIALISVHGDPAIEIGKEEAGGQNVYVRQVGEALARHGWQVDMFTRRVSPDQPEFVDHSPHCRTIRLKAGPQEFVPRDELFEFLPEFVQAFLMFEQRQNLSYPIIHTNYWLSSWVGMELKKHHPYLKQVHTYHSLGAVKYKSIPTIPLIAKTRLAVEKEILEKADRIVATSPQEKDHMRSLVSALGTIDIIPCGTDVEHFGSVDRQMARQALGIAPDEKLILYVGRFDPRKGIETLVRAVHRSCLRDSGKLKLFIAGGSRPGHSDGRERDRIEGIVAELGLGQITHFPGRLSREQLPAYYAAADVSVVPSHYEPFGLVTIEAMAAGTPVVGSDVGGLQFTIVPEETGLLAPPRDDAAFAIAIDRILTQPEWRNQLGEAARKRVRTRFSWDGIAIQLNRLYAQLLEKPVAVSKTVSPVSA; via the coding sequence ATGTTTTTCTCAGACAGAAAGCGTATCGCTCTGATTTCCGTTCATGGCGATCCCGCCATTGAAATTGGGAAGGAAGAAGCGGGTGGACAGAATGTTTATGTACGTCAGGTTGGCGAAGCGCTGGCGCGCCACGGATGGCAGGTAGACATGTTCACGCGCCGGGTCAGCCCCGATCAGCCAGAGTTTGTTGATCACAGTCCCCACTGTCGGACCATTCGCTTGAAGGCAGGCCCCCAGGAGTTTGTTCCACGGGATGAACTGTTTGAATTTTTGCCTGAGTTTGTGCAGGCGTTTCTAATGTTTGAACAGCGCCAGAACCTTAGCTATCCCATCATTCACACGAATTACTGGCTGTCATCCTGGGTTGGTATGGAGTTGAAGAAGCATCATCCGTACCTGAAGCAGGTTCACACCTATCATTCTTTGGGAGCTGTTAAGTATAAATCGATTCCAACCATTCCTTTAATCGCTAAGACCCGTTTGGCCGTTGAAAAGGAAATTTTAGAGAAGGCAGATCGGATTGTAGCAACCAGTCCTCAGGAGAAAGACCATATGCGATCGCTGGTGTCTGCGCTTGGCACCATCGATATCATCCCTTGCGGCACCGATGTTGAACACTTTGGTAGTGTAGACCGCCAGATGGCACGGCAGGCACTGGGCATTGCCCCAGACGAAAAGTTAATCCTGTATGTAGGACGGTTTGATCCGCGAAAGGGAATTGAAACCCTGGTAAGGGCAGTGCATCGTTCTTGCCTGCGAGATTCTGGTAAGTTGAAACTGTTTATTGCGGGTGGTAGTCGCCCCGGTCACAGTGATGGGCGGGAGCGCGATCGCATTGAAGGCATTGTCGCTGAGCTGGGCTTAGGTCAGATCACCCATTTCCCTGGTCGGTTAAGCCGAGAGCAGTTGCCTGCTTATTATGCAGCGGCGGATGTCTCTGTAGTTCCCAGCCATTATGAACCCTTTGGTCTGGTTACAATTGAAGCGATGGCAGCAGGGACTCCTGTGGTGGGCAGTGATGTTGGTGGACTGCAATTTACCATCGTCCCAGAGGAAACCGGGCTACTGGCTCCCCCACGAGATGATGCGGCATTTGCGATCGCCATTGATCGGATTTTGACTCAACCAGAATGGCGTAACCAATTAGGGGAAGCAGCCCGGAAACGAGTGAGAACCAGGTTTAGCTGGGATGGCATTGCAATTCAGTTGAATCGCCTGTATGCACAGTTACTGGAAAAACCTGTGGCTGTGAGTAAAACAGTCTCTCCGGTCAGCGCTTAA
- a CDS encoding SET domain-containing protein has protein sequence MNDVLTAMMHPHTELRFINELIGYGVFATKFIPKGTITWILDDLDQKFDESYVASLNPLSREWLVKYCYRDNEGKYILCWDIARYVNHSFNSNCIATPYKFEVAVRDIYPDEELTDDYGYFNLDKPFYCFPEPGSSRTKVMPDDILHYYPEWDRKAADAMQYFNQVHQPLEHLIERRFIDKVRAIALGKEKMDSILLCYYDRTVEMKAAS, from the coding sequence TTGAATGATGTTTTGACCGCAATGATGCATCCCCACACAGAACTACGATTCATTAATGAATTAATTGGGTATGGCGTGTTTGCGACAAAATTCATTCCAAAGGGAACCATAACCTGGATCCTGGATGATTTAGACCAAAAATTTGACGAGTCTTATGTCGCCTCCCTGAATCCCCTCTCACGGGAGTGGTTGGTCAAATACTGCTACCGGGACAACGAAGGTAAATATATTCTGTGCTGGGATATCGCTCGATATGTGAACCATAGTTTCAACTCAAACTGTATTGCGACTCCCTACAAATTTGAGGTAGCCGTGAGAGATATTTATCCTGACGAGGAATTAACCGATGATTACGGTTACTTCAATTTAGACAAACCCTTTTACTGCTTCCCCGAACCGGGAAGTTCTCGAACTAAAGTGATGCCCGACGATATTTTGCACTACTACCCGGAGTGGGACCGGAAAGCCGCCGATGCCATGCAGTATTTCAATCAGGTCCATCAACCGCTGGAACATTTAATTGAGCGTAGATTTATTGATAAGGTTAGAGCAATTGCCCTGGGTAAAGAGAAAATGGATTCAATTCTTTTGTGCTATTACGATCGCACCGTCGAGATGAAAGCTGCCAGTTAA
- a CDS encoding glycosyltransferase, with amino-acid sequence MMKSVLGWERTVEVDASVIVLGALVVALVGVMVQSRRLQQVAVSAPRLEPAIADKPLDDSSPLQPRVAVIIPAYNEASNIESCVTSVLASTETSAEFLQVWVIDDQSTDETLEIAQRLQKTLADPRLQVVAGEPRPPGERWMGKNWACVQGAQRANGEFLLFLDADVRLKPGAIAAAVHRMQIEQIDLLTVCPEVVCGCLAEWLVQPLILTLLAIGFDFAEVSRPDSETAFANGQFMLFRRTAYEKLGGHQSVASEVVEDVELARRVKQMGLRLKYALGQHLTSVRMYTSWAAIWEGWTKNWYLGSRRNLPLILYSAIVTVWICTLPWLGLMGLTMQAIIVGLDWTGWLASGIALAVILFQYRLRQSLYELVGLPPRYWWLTGIGGLLVAAIALASIIKTETGWGWTWRGRSLKL; translated from the coding sequence ATGATGAAGTCAGTTTTGGGATGGGAGAGGACTGTTGAAGTGGATGCAAGTGTAATTGTTTTAGGGGCACTGGTGGTTGCGCTGGTGGGCGTCATGGTTCAGTCCAGACGATTACAGCAGGTGGCTGTATCAGCCCCCAGACTTGAGCCTGCGATCGCAGATAAACCACTTGACGATTCCAGTCCTCTACAGCCCAGGGTTGCAGTTATCATTCCAGCCTATAACGAAGCATCTAACATTGAGAGTTGTGTGACTTCAGTGTTAGCCAGCACGGAGACTTCAGCCGAGTTCCTGCAGGTCTGGGTAATCGATGACCAGTCCACAGATGAAACGCTGGAAATTGCTCAACGCTTGCAGAAAACCTTAGCAGATCCTCGATTGCAGGTGGTGGCGGGTGAGCCTCGCCCTCCGGGAGAGCGGTGGATGGGAAAAAACTGGGCGTGTGTCCAGGGAGCGCAACGAGCCAATGGCGAGTTTTTGCTGTTTCTGGATGCGGATGTACGATTGAAACCAGGGGCGATCGCCGCCGCAGTCCACAGGATGCAAATTGAACAGATAGACCTGCTGACCGTCTGTCCGGAGGTGGTCTGTGGTTGTCTGGCAGAATGGCTGGTGCAACCCTTAATTCTGACTCTGCTGGCGATTGGTTTTGACTTCGCCGAGGTCAGCCGTCCTGACAGCGAAACAGCCTTTGCCAATGGACAGTTTATGCTTTTCCGGCGAACGGCTTACGAAAAGCTGGGAGGGCACCAATCCGTTGCCAGCGAAGTGGTAGAAGATGTGGAATTGGCACGCCGGGTGAAACAAATGGGGCTGAGGCTTAAGTATGCCCTGGGACAACATCTGACATCGGTGCGGATGTATACGTCCTGGGCAGCTATCTGGGAAGGCTGGACGAAAAACTGGTATCTGGGTTCTCGCCGCAACCTGCCGCTAATCCTTTACTCAGCCATTGTCACGGTTTGGATCTGTACGCTTCCCTGGCTGGGGCTAATGGGCTTAACGATGCAGGCAATCATCGTCGGGCTGGACTGGACTGGTTGGCTGGCTTCAGGGATAGCGCTGGCCGTTATCCTGTTCCAGTATCGCCTGCGGCAATCCCTGTACGAGCTGGTTGGCCTTCCCCCCCGTTACTGGTGGCTGACTGGGATTGGAGGGTTGCTGGTTGCCGCGATCGCCCTTGCTTCCATCATCAAAACAGAAACGGGTTGGGGCTGGACCTGGCGGGGGCGATCGTTAAAACTGTAA
- a CDS encoding sucrose synthase produces MSDLIQAVLQSDEKTNLRQFASLLRASDKRYLLRNEILTAFDDYCRNYEKSERFYTSSRLSKLIFYVQEIIFDAESLCLVIRPRIARQEAYRLLEDLTVEPMSIQELLDLRDRLVNRYHPQEGDVLEIDFDPFYDYSPSIRDPKNIGKGVEFLNRYLSSKLFQDPRQWQNALFNFLRLHSHDGSQLLINERIQSQQQLSDQIKAALQLLSDRPGNQPFEFFRFDLQNLGFEPGWGNTVDRVRETLEMMDQLIDSPDHQALESFISRIPMLFRIAIISPHGWFGQEGVLGRPDTGGQVVYILDQVKSLEKQLQEDIELAGLDVLNFHPRVIVLTRLIPNSDGTLCNQRLEKIHGTEDGWILRVPFREFNPKLTQNWISRFEIWPYLETFAIDAEKELRAEFGGKPDLIVGNYSDGNLVAFLLARQLKVTQCNIAHALEKSKYLFSNLYWQDLEDKYHFSLQFTADLIAMNAANFIVSSTYQEIVGTHESVGQYESYKSFTMPDLYHVTSGIELFSPKFNVVPPGVNESVFFPYTRMDDRLLESRDRLEELLFTLEDPAQVYGTLDNPAKRPLFSMARLDRIKNLTGLAECFAKSAELQEHCNLILVAGKLRTEDSTDHEEIDEIEKLYRIIDEYNLHGKIRWLGVRLPKGDSGEIYRIIADHQGIFVQPALFEAFGLTILESMITGLPTFATRFGGPLEIIQNKVNGFLINPTHLEEMAGIILEFISKCDQNPNYWNEISNRAIERVYSTYTWKIHTTRLLSLAKIYGFWNYTSSEEREDMIRYIEALFYLLYKPRAQALLEEHMHR; encoded by the coding sequence ATGTCGGACTTGATACAGGCAGTTCTACAGAGTGATGAAAAGACAAATTTGCGCCAGTTTGCCAGTTTGCTGCGTGCATCGGATAAACGTTATCTGTTGCGTAATGAAATTTTGACTGCCTTTGATGATTATTGTCGGAACTATGAAAAATCCGAGCGCTTTTATACCTCTTCCCGCTTAAGTAAATTGATTTTTTATGTCCAGGAAATTATATTCGACGCTGAGAGTCTCTGTCTGGTGATTCGTCCTCGAATTGCCAGACAGGAAGCCTACCGCCTGTTAGAAGATCTGACCGTTGAACCCATGAGCATTCAGGAACTGTTAGATCTGCGCGATCGCCTGGTGAATCGCTACCATCCCCAGGAAGGAGACGTTTTAGAAATTGACTTTGATCCTTTTTATGACTATTCGCCCAGCATTCGTGATCCCAAAAACATTGGTAAGGGGGTTGAATTTTTAAACCGTTACCTCTCCAGCAAGCTGTTCCAGGATCCCAGGCAGTGGCAGAATGCCCTGTTTAATTTTCTGCGACTGCACAGCCACGATGGGTCTCAACTTTTGATTAATGAACGCATCCAGTCCCAACAGCAGTTATCTGACCAGATCAAGGCAGCTCTGCAATTGTTGAGCGATCGCCCCGGTAACCAGCCCTTTGAATTCTTTCGCTTTGACCTGCAAAATCTGGGATTTGAGCCAGGCTGGGGCAACACTGTTGACCGGGTCAGGGAAACCCTGGAAATGATGGATCAGTTGATTGATTCTCCAGACCATCAGGCCCTGGAATCCTTCATTTCCCGCATACCCATGCTGTTTCGGATTGCCATTATTTCTCCCCACGGCTGGTTTGGACAGGAAGGGGTTCTGGGACGCCCGGATACGGGTGGGCAGGTTGTCTACATCCTGGATCAGGTCAAAAGTCTGGAAAAGCAACTCCAGGAAGATATTGAACTGGCCGGGTTGGATGTCCTGAACTTTCATCCCAGGGTCATTGTCCTCACACGTTTGATTCCGAACAGTGATGGCACCCTCTGTAATCAACGTCTGGAGAAAATTCATGGAACCGAAGATGGCTGGATCCTGCGGGTTCCTTTCCGCGAGTTCAACCCCAAACTGACTCAGAACTGGATTTCCCGGTTTGAGATCTGGCCCTACCTGGAAACGTTTGCGATCGATGCCGAGAAAGAACTGCGGGCTGAGTTTGGCGGTAAGCCCGATCTAATTGTGGGAAATTACTCTGACGGTAATCTGGTGGCATTTCTGCTGGCACGGCAGTTGAAAGTGACCCAGTGCAACATTGCCCATGCCCTGGAAAAGTCAAAATACCTGTTCAGCAACCTCTACTGGCAGGATCTGGAGGATAAGTATCACTTTTCGCTTCAATTTACAGCCGATCTGATTGCGATGAATGCCGCTAACTTTATTGTTAGCAGTACCTATCAGGAAATTGTTGGAACCCATGAGAGCGTAGGGCAATACGAGTCCTACAAGTCCTTTACTATGCCCGACCTGTACCACGTCACCAGCGGCATTGAGCTATTTAGCCCCAAGTTTAATGTGGTACCACCCGGGGTCAACGAAAGTGTTTTCTTCCCCTACACCCGCATGGATGACCGGCTGCTGGAAAGTCGCGATCGCCTGGAAGAACTGCTCTTTACACTCGAAGATCCGGCTCAGGTCTACGGCACCCTGGACAATCCGGCAAAGCGCCCCTTATTTTCAATGGCGCGGCTCGACCGGATTAAAAATTTGACGGGTCTGGCAGAGTGCTTTGCAAAAAGCGCGGAACTTCAGGAGCACTGCAATCTGATCCTGGTTGCCGGGAAACTCCGTACCGAAGACTCAACCGACCACGAAGAAATTGATGAAATTGAGAAACTGTACCGCATCATTGATGAGTACAACCTGCATGGCAAAATTCGCTGGCTGGGTGTGCGGCTGCCTAAGGGCGACTCGGGTGAAATTTACCGCATTATTGCTGACCACCAGGGAATTTTTGTCCAGCCAGCACTGTTTGAAGCCTTTGGCTTGACCATTCTGGAATCGATGATTACCGGACTTCCCACCTTTGCCACTCGATTTGGTGGACCCCTTGAAATTATTCAGAACAAAGTCAACGGATTCCTGATTAATCCCACCCATCTGGAGGAGATGGCAGGGATTATTCTGGAATTCATTTCCAAATGCGACCAAAATCCGAACTATTGGAATGAGATTTCAAATCGGGCGATCGAACGGGTTTACAGCACTTACACCTGGAAAATCCACACCACCCGCCTGTTGTCGCTGGCAAAGATTTATGGGTTCTGGAACTACACCTCTTCTGAAGAACGGGAAGACATGATTCGCTATATTGAAGCACTGTTCTACCTGCTCTACAAACCACGGGCACAGGCCCTTTTGGAAGAGCACATGCATCGTTAG
- a CDS encoding tetratricopeptide repeat protein, which yields MLDTGQLPLSGETLQCFRRGLSALMAEEFEQAVFYFDRVLNARPDFYEAWYERGLALENCGDYRDAIASFDRALALHPKLDVAFQIWHDRGNALQYGLGDYIGAIACYDQALNIKPDYEIAWQNRGNALLYGLNVPEEALSCYSRALQINPDSHLAWRNRGNALVELGRHTEAIASYDRALSIQPDDEVSRQARNLASEHMGFSDRQPTTSPVWYTTGQEDPTFVEGDSRFGKASLSEWISSEGALPITQGQPFLVVEDDLGRREILLEKDHYRLGRDPHNDICLHSRFASRQHAFLTKVLREDHTFTYRISDGSPDGKPSTNGLLINGQKLRDWELQPGDTVVFGPRVQIIYRLAPAPFIS from the coding sequence ATGTTGGACACAGGTCAACTGCCACTTAGCGGCGAAACCCTCCAGTGCTTTCGACGGGGGCTTTCGGCACTGATGGCTGAAGAATTTGAGCAGGCGGTCTTTTATTTTGATCGCGTCTTAAATGCTCGTCCCGACTTTTATGAAGCCTGGTACGAACGCGGCCTGGCTCTGGAAAACTGTGGTGACTACAGAGACGCGATCGCCAGCTTTGACCGCGCCCTGGCTCTCCACCCTAAACTGGATGTCGCCTTCCAGATCTGGCATGATCGGGGCAATGCACTTCAGTACGGATTGGGAGACTATATCGGTGCGATTGCTTGTTACGACCAGGCATTAAACATCAAGCCCGATTATGAGATAGCATGGCAAAATCGCGGCAATGCGTTGCTCTATGGGCTGAATGTTCCTGAAGAAGCTCTTTCCTGCTATAGCCGGGCACTTCAAATCAATCCAGATAGTCACCTGGCATGGCGTAATCGGGGGAATGCCCTGGTTGAGTTAGGGAGGCATACAGAGGCAATTGCCAGTTACGACCGGGCACTCTCTATCCAACCAGATGATGAAGTTTCCCGACAGGCTCGCAATCTGGCTTCTGAACACATGGGTTTCAGCGATCGACAACCGACTACCAGTCCTGTCTGGTACACCACAGGTCAGGAGGATCCAACTTTTGTTGAAGGAGACAGCCGTTTTGGTAAGGCTTCTTTGTCAGAATGGATTTCCTCAGAAGGAGCATTACCCATCACTCAAGGTCAGCCATTTCTGGTCGTAGAAGACGATCTGGGCAGACGCGAGATCCTTTTAGAAAAGGATCACTATCGACTTGGGCGTGATCCCCACAATGACATCTGCCTTCACTCTCGATTTGCTTCTCGCCAGCACGCCTTTTTGACTAAAGTCTTAAGAGAAGATCATACCTTTACCTATCGAATCAGTGACGGTAGCCCTGATGGTAAACCAAGCACGAACGGTCTGCTGATCAACGGACAGAAGCTGCGCGACTGGGAATTGCAGCCAGGAGATACGGTTGTGTTTGGTCCCAGGGTTCAGATTATTTATCGTCTGGCCCCCGCTCCGTTTATTTCGTGA